The Vigna unguiculata cultivar IT97K-499-35 chromosome 6, ASM411807v1, whole genome shotgun sequence genome contains a region encoding:
- the LOC114188117 gene encoding probable ribose-5-phosphate isomerase 3, chloroplastic, with protein MASLSLSSPPSLSSVHHTASTRLILRTPTSLKLRTRPHCFPAVRAITLTQDDLKRLAADKAVEAVKSGMVLGLGTGSTAAFVVSKLGELLASGELTNIVGIPTSKRTEEQARSLGIPLSVLDDNPRLDLAIDGADEVDPDLNLVKGRGGALLREKMVEAASDKFIVVVDDTKLVDGLGGSGLAMPVEVVQFCWKYNLDRLQQLFKEEGCDAKLRLDESGKPYVTDNSNYIVDLYFKTPIRDSLAAGAEISALEGVVEHGLFLNMATSVIIAGKSGVEVKNK; from the coding sequence ATGGCTTCCTTATCCCTCTCCTCACCTCCTTCTCTCTCCTCCGTGCACCACACCGCCTCCACGCGCCTTATCCTGCGCACTCCTACCTCTCTTAAACTGCGCACCCGTCCTCACTGCTTCCCCGCCGTCCGCGCCATCACCCTCACCCAGGATGACCTCAAGAGACTCGCTGCAGACAAGGCCGTCGAGGCCGTCAAGAGCGGCATGGTCCTCGGTCTCGGCACCGGCTCCACCGCCGCCTTCGTCGTCTCCAAGCTCGGCGAGCTCCTCGCCTCCGGTGAACTCACCAACATCGTCGGTATCCCTACCTCCAAGCGCACGGAGGAGCAAGCCCGCTCCCTCGGCATCCCCCTCTCCGTCCTCGACGACAATCCCCGCCTCGATCTCGCCATCGACGGCGCCGACGAGGTCGATCCCGACCTCAATCTCGTCAAAGGCCGCGGCGGCGCCCTCCTCCGTGAGAAAATGGTGGAGGCCGCCTCCGACAAGTTCATCGTCGTCGTCGACGACACGAAGCTTGTGGACGGCCTCGGTGGCAGCGGCCTCGCCATGCCTGTAGAGGTGGTTCAGTTCTGCTGGAAGTACAATCTGGATCGCCTCCAGCAACTGTTCAAGGAAGAAGGATGCGACGCCAAATTGAGATTGGATGAATCTGGTAAACCCTACGTCACTGATAACTCCAATTACATCGTCGATTTGTATTTCAAGACTCCAATTAGGGATTCCCTCGCTGCTGGCGCTGAAATCTCCGCTCTCGAAGGCGTCGTCGAGCATGGACTCTTCTTGAACATGGCCACCTCTGTCATCATTGCTGGCAAATCTGGCGTTGAAGTCAAGAACAAGTGA